A window from Fervidicoccaceae archaeon encodes these proteins:
- a CDS encoding putative metallopeptidase gives MLRIRYKTCDIAGSVMIQIAREIGIDMKAKIGVVVSRGARAKAYARIFGLPIPIQIAHSVPPMYTIEFLCERVDGLGSNELAEIAVHELLHIPRSQRGGLRPHGKLVNARKVRKLASRVDSNLKDYLYETIASCCHSF, from the coding sequence TTGCTGAGAATTAGGTATAAAACATGTGACATAGCAGGAAGCGTAATGATTCAAATAGCAAGAGAAATAGGCATTGATATGAAAGCGAAAATAGGCGTGGTTGTAAGCCGTGGAGCTAGAGCAAAAGCCTATGCAAGGATATTTGGTCTTCCCATTCCCATACAGATTGCCCATTCTGTTCCCCCAATGTATACCATAGAGTTTCTGTGTGAGAGGGTAGATGGTCTGGGATCCAATGAACTGGCAGAGATAGCAGTTCACGAATTGCTCCACATACCTCGCTCACAGAGAGGAGGTCTCAGACCACATGGTAAGCTTGTTAATGCGAGAAAAGTGAGGAAACTAGCAAGCAGGGTTGATTCAAACCTAAAGGATTATCTATATGAAACTATAGCGAGTTGCTGTCATTCATTCTAA
- a CDS encoding NAD(P)/FAD-dependent oxidoreductase gives MGEDNFIVIGGGPSGAFLARLLSDSGYKVSVYESMPRYSTKPCGMGVPKQIESLLNIPDEFVLSKIRGYRAFIDGELKAENRGELWGWTVDKEGLISYLLEGIDVVKKKYEDYPSKLKSLNNAYVVISNGIYWSLASRDRINAVEVTLEKTNTNFEEDMIEIHFDTSLLGYYWIFPWGEKGINVGVGGQENFYSLIDRLTAFIGSDPRLKGALNSNIVKRIRGAQIISGGIELEKTNPVERVFAVGESIGSVFPLTGEGIRTSMMSSRILYESINNNINYRKLMEGSHLYFANRLQARVLRSLRKMPRELRRKLMKSVPKEWLVKFGLGDFTQEALRRALGKSGFFFDLLRTLGI, from the coding sequence TTGGGAGAAGATAATTTCATTGTAATTGGAGGAGGACCTTCAGGAGCCTTTCTTGCCCGATTACTCAGCGATTCTGGATATAAAGTAAGCGTTTACGAAAGTATGCCAAGGTATTCAACAAAACCATGTGGAATGGGAGTTCCAAAGCAAATTGAATCTCTACTAAATATACCCGATGAATTTGTTTTGAGCAAAATCAGAGGCTATAGAGCATTCATAGATGGTGAGCTTAAAGCAGAAAATAGAGGAGAGCTGTGGGGATGGACAGTAGATAAGGAGGGACTAATTTCTTATCTTCTTGAAGGAATAGATGTCGTGAAGAAGAAGTATGAGGATTATCCTTCAAAGCTGAAAAGCTTGAATAATGCTTATGTGGTAATATCCAACGGAATATATTGGAGCCTGGCAAGCAGGGACAGAATCAATGCTGTTGAGGTCACACTTGAAAAAACAAACACAAATTTTGAAGAGGATATGATCGAGATCCATTTTGATACTTCATTGCTTGGATATTATTGGATCTTTCCTTGGGGAGAAAAAGGAATAAATGTGGGGGTTGGAGGGCAGGAAAACTTCTATTCCCTAATAGATAGACTAACTGCATTTATTGGAAGTGACCCTCGATTGAAGGGTGCTCTGAATTCCAACATAGTGAAAAGAATTAGAGGGGCACAGATAATCTCTGGAGGCATAGAGCTAGAAAAAACCAATCCAGTAGAAAGGGTGTTCGCAGTAGGTGAGTCGATAGGCTCTGTTTTCCCCCTGACGGGGGAAGGAATAAGAACATCTATGATGAGCTCAAGAATTCTATATGAATCAATAAACAACAACATCAACTACAGGAAATTAATGGAAGGATCCCATCTCTATTTTGCAAATCGGCTTCAAGCAAGAGTTCTCAGAAGCCTGAGAAAGATGCCTAGAGAGCTCAGGAGGAAGCTCATGAAGAGCGTTCCAAAAGAATGGCTAGTGAAATTTGGACTGGGAGATTTTACCCAAGAAGCTCTGAGAAGAGCCTTGGGAAAAAGCGGGTTCTTCTTCGACTTACTCAGAACATTAGGTATCTAG
- a CDS encoding polyprenyl synthetase family protein — MSRVLSNEIEDFFEMNRPVLDEFLNSLLERDVDTEAIEVSKYISEGGKRIRGLLMLYFLKLLKGDYEYGIPAAASLELVHSCSLAIDDIIDEDVMRRGRPSAWIAKGLSKTVLVSNLLIPLAIKGVEYLGFDAVKLVVDTWLKVTRGEIADVFETKRTYLEIIALKTSSLFQLSLMLSAIASGRKDLLITFRDYGLYLGYIYQISDDILDIREYFEKSRAKPPFADKMMSWLKIEGEKSDWNTLIEKAKPWLSSFLNRTREIASHAGEAKLSEVMEKLPLFVANKILEEGGLSWEKIISL; from the coding sequence ATGAGCAGAGTGCTATCAAACGAGATTGAGGATTTTTTCGAGATGAACAGGCCGGTATTAGATGAATTTTTGAACTCACTACTTGAGAGGGATGTGGATACAGAGGCCATTGAGGTATCCAAATACATATCCGAGGGTGGAAAGAGAATAAGAGGATTGCTGATGCTTTATTTCCTGAAGTTGCTGAAAGGAGATTACGAATACGGTATCCCTGCTGCTGCATCATTGGAGCTAGTTCATTCGTGCAGCTTAGCAATTGATGACATAATTGATGAAGATGTTATGAGGAGAGGAAGACCATCAGCTTGGATAGCGAAAGGTCTCTCAAAGACTGTTCTTGTTAGCAATTTACTTATCCCTCTTGCAATAAAAGGCGTCGAATATCTTGGCTTTGATGCTGTCAAGCTTGTTGTAGATACTTGGCTAAAAGTTACAAGAGGAGAAATAGCAGATGTTTTTGAAACAAAGAGAACGTACTTGGAAATAATTGCTTTGAAGACATCTAGCTTGTTCCAACTCAGCCTGATGCTGTCTGCTATTGCTTCCGGGAGGAAGGATTTATTGATAACCTTCAGAGACTACGGCTTGTATTTAGGCTACATATATCAGATAAGTGATGATATTCTCGATATAAGAGAGTATTTTGAGAAGTCTCGGGCGAAACCTCCATTTGCTGATAAAATGATGAGCTGGCTTAAAATCGAAGGAGAGAAGTCCGATTGGAATACACTTATTGAAAAGGCCAAGCCGTGGCTGAGTTCTTTTCTTAACAGAACAAGAGAAATTGCTAGTCATGCTGGAGAAGCAAAGCTATCCGAAGTCATGGAAAAACTGCCTTTGTTCGTTGCTAATAAGATCCTTGAGGAAGGGGGTCTAAGTTGGGAGAAGATAATTTCATTGTAA